The Fusarium falciforme chromosome 10, complete sequence DNA segment ACCTTTGTCACCCTTTTTTGCGGAACAATGTCTGGGACTATGCTTCCTCAACAGGGGATTTTACTGATGCACGCTGTATTGGCCATGATTAGCGCTATCCCTGCTGTCATCTTGTTTGCTTCGCtcttcaaggagggcgatgCTCATCATTAGAAACTTACCTGGTGGTACTTTGCTACCGCCATCATGCCGGTTCCTCTGAGTTGCCTGGCAACACTTGTCACATCGGTTTACCTGATGATCGAAGATGGCCCAGTTGTCAAGACTTCAGCCCAGGCAATGAACAGTGATGAGCATCTCCGCAATGAACCCCAGACCAGCATGGAATCCCTCCACTATGAAGTTCTTCTTGGCGATTCAGGTGTCGATACCGAAGGCGCTATCAGCGATGGGCCAATTGGACAGTGATACCTGAAGCAGATACGCCGCGAAATCCCCGATGAAGCCATGAGCAACACCACCTTCCATCAAAGTGGAGGAAGTTGGCCTCCACCATATCCATGGGGCAAACGCACCAGATGGCCGCGTGATGAAGAGCAGCTTCCGGCAGACTCTACAATGTACAATACCGAAGACGGTGGAAGATACTTTACACACGTCTCTGATACCAAGCCGATCTGGAGGGACCCGCGATTCCGCACTGGATGGACCAAGTTTGTCGACGGAGGAACAGGGAGGACGTGTTATGTCGATCACAACAACAGATATACAACCTGGCTCAAGCCAGCTCTACCATATCTGAAGGGATTCGATGACGACAGTTTCAGAGAGTGCGAAAAGATCTGGATAAGGCGCGCAAACCGCTTCTTCTTTGTCAACCACCGAACAGGAGAGACAACATGGAAAAATCCGCAGCGCAAGAAGCAACCGAAGGCAGAATTCGTCGATAAATCAGGGGATCTGCCTCCTGGATGGGAAAAGTACTCCTCTCCCGAAGGCAGGGATTACTATGTCTGCCACAACACTCAAACCTGGACATGGCTCGACCCAAGGGGTTCCCAACCTCCTCTCGACGCCAGGTGGCTACAGGAGTTGCATCACGGCCGCGGCGGTGGCGAAGGCGCGACGATCCGCTTCTTGGACATGCAGACCGGCGAGTGGTCTTACAAAGACCCCAGAAGGCCTGAACAACCTCCAGACGCAGGTGAACCCCCAAAATCAGCCCAGTCGGAGCCAAGCAACAATGGAGAGAGTATACACAATGACATCGGCTTCAAACAGCGTTACATGGCGGCAAGGTACACCCGTCTGTATGCCCTTTTGTCAGGAATATTGATGTCGGCCCAGGGTGGAATTGCAGTTACTATTGCACTGCGGCTGCGACTTAATACAGGTGATAACTGGTATGCAGTTCGAGTTTACGTGTTGGAAGATTGTTAACATTGCTAGGTTGATATTTGTCCCATGGATGCCCGTACTCACCGGCACCATTGACTTGGGGGTAACACTGACGacccttttcttcttcttctaccTTGGTCCTCCTACATTGGATGCAATAACTAATCATGTGAGCTGTTTAGCTTGGATAGCAAGTTCAGCTACGATGGCTTTTCCGGTTGCTGTGGAAGTCGTTTTCGTAGAGAACGTTCGCCCGAAGAATATAGGTCAAGATGATGCAGACGAGTATCTAAGGGTAACTCGAGGATTGATCAAAGGGCTACTAGTTGTGAGCTGTTCATCTGCACTGGCAATGGCTCTTTGGATATGGCATGGGTATGCCTTTGGCAGATATTGGAGGTAGCAATATTGTATACATACTATTGGTTAGGTGCTGTCAAGATCTACTATTCCCTAAACCTGCTCCTGACATCGATATTGTCATAAACACCAAATGCcaattaaataatctttagCTTCTGTGACAAGGTTAAGTATTTGTACTGGGGCCTCCAGCTGCTGTTGAGCGTCGCTCATCAGAAGCCTTGCTTTCCAGCCTCGCCAAAAGATGCGGATATAGGTCTCGAAGATTGACCGCACGCTCCAACAAAGAGGGGTCGACGACGTCCTGCGCAAGCACTTCCAGTACAGATGCAGCTACATGCCGAATCTTCTCGGTACATGGCTCACCGTTCAGTCTGAGGCTGTCGAGGCCAGAAGTATGGATGACGTACAGCATGTCTTCGGCGATCTGCAATATTTGACGGTCTAAGCCAGCGCCGAGGCTTCTTTGTACATGCTCGGTCTGTGGTTGAGCTTGGTTGCCACGGTTTGAAGACAATCGAGACGTAGGACTCGCGGCCATCAAATCTGACTGCGATAGAGACATCTGGGAGTCTGTCCCGGGTGATAGGTTCGGCAGCTTTGGGGCTGCCAGAGGATTGTTAATCCCCAAGAATGAATAATTCCGTAGGAAAAAGAGTTTCAGATATTGATGAGATATGTGCAAGTTTGTTCGCTGTATTGCAAGGGCCTGGGGGACGCGAGGCTGATAGTCCCCTTGCTTGGCAAAGGAAAAGCCCTCGAGAGTGATGTCGACAGAGTTGTGGAACCGAAGAGCTGTGGGAAGATCGTCGAGAATTGCGCAAAACCTGAAATATGAAGTAGCCAGTCGGCTGTCCGATGTGGCTGTATCGACTGAATCTCCTTCTCGCACCGCCTGTAAGAGATTCTCTGCTGCCTTCCACAGATCCTGGTTTGCGTTGAAGCCTGTTAGGATGCCGATACTGTGTTGTCGACCATCATATTTTGTTATCACAGCCTGATCCTCTGGGCCAAACTCTTTGGGGTACCTCGGAACCCTGACACCCCTGAACAGGCTCTTGTTGAAGATACTCGGATGGTCGCCAAGGAAGCAAGATGCCTGACATCCAGTGTACAACGCCCAAAAGGCACGTCGGCACAGTTGGCTTTCTACAAAAGGCATTGACTCATACGTCTTCTCATCGTGCAATCGCATCAGCAATGCTGTATTCATGGCTTGCCCAAGAACATACCATGATGCCTGGGGATTTCCAGAAACATGGTGCCAGGCGGCATGCATGAGATGTATGACCACGGAAGAGCTGTCAAGGCATTCGATGTCCTGTAGCCCGTATTCATCCTGTGCCTTTTTGAAGGCTGCGTAGAATACATGGGCAACTGGCCATGAAACTCCAGATATTGAACTTGGCAGAACCGCAAGGGTATAAGCACAGATTGAGGTCGAGAGCATGAAGGATTTTGTGTCCCAGGCCCCTCCCGGGTCCTGTAACTCTACCAGAGTATGGTCAAGAGAAGGTCTGTACATGATGGGATATATCGGGTAGATGTTGTCATAAAATAATTCGACGCAGGTTTTCATATAGGAGATGACACTTTCTGCGTCGACATTGGCGGCCACCAAATCTCTGGACAAGTCTTGCAGCCAGACGTGAAACTTGAAGTTCTCAGAGCAGGGTAAAGCGCAAGATACTCTCAACGAAGCTTCTGGATTCGGACCGAAAGACGCTTGACGCCAATCTTGGCGAGAACCGGGCACGCCATGATGCTGCAGCCCAGGGCCATGGTCCAAATTACCCGCGGCAGTTCCAACATCCGCGGCCGTGTCCCGTGGCTCTGGCAAGGCGGGACGGAGAGGTGCCAAGGCTTCTGTATCAGGTAACCGGCTCCGGGCTTTTCTGCCACGCTTGCTAAGAGCTCGTAGCGTCTGGCATCGAACACCAATGTTTTGGCAATTTGCGCATGATGGTTGTCTAGCATCGCACTACCGGCCAGGACGGTTAGAATTTGGGCGCACTAGAGCATGTCTCGATCACTTACCTTGATCTTCCTTTTGTGGCATGAATCACAACTTAAGCTCACCCTTGAGGTGAGAGTTCGGGTTGGCCGTCGAACTGGAACATCCGATGTGATTGGCACAGGGTGCGGGATGGGAAAAGGCGATGTCGAGGTCTCGGGGCTGTCCAATGGAAGCCGATGCTCCCCTAAGAACGAGTCCGAATCTGACGGCATTGGAGCTTTctaggaaaaagaaaaaatggGATGGTTGGTTTAGAAGGGGTTGTTGGATGGGGCGAGTGTTGGAAAACTCCGCGACTTTTGAGTTTCCCCCCTGTCGAGAACGGCTAATTCATAGCCAATGACGGTTCAGGAGCTAGCAAGGACTCGAAATAAGCTTCTCGAGTCTCATTTGCAGAATCGTGCCGGCGCTAATCCCAAAGTGCTTGGATCGTGTTGATCCCCGGGACCTACTATGTAACAACCTCGCTCGTGTGATCGTGTTGTCGCGGCATCTCCAGTCTACCCCAGATCCATGAACCCAAGTCACAGACAGCTCCGCCTTCAGACTCCATTATTCGGTCCTATTGCAAGC contains these protein-coding regions:
- a CDS encoding Fungal-trans domain-containing protein, encoding MYRPSLDHTLVELQDPGGAWDTKSFMLSTSICAYTLAVLPSSISGVSWPVAHVFYAAFKKAQDEYGLQDIECLDSSSVVIHLMHAAWHHVSGNPQASWYVLGQAMNTALLMRLHDEKTYESMPFVESQLCRRAFWALYTGCQASCFLGDHPSIFNKSLFRGVRVPRYPKEFGPEDQAVITKYDGRQHSIGILTGFNANQDLWKAAENLLQAVREGDSVDTATSDSRLATSYFRFCAILDDLPTALRFHNSVDITLEGFSFAKQGDYQPRVPQALAIQRTNLHISHQYLKLFFLRNYSFLGINNPLAAPKLPNLSPGTDSQMSLSQSDLMAASPTSRLSSNRGNQAQPQTEHVQRSLGAGLDRQILQIAEDMLYVIHTSGLDSLRLNGEPCTEKIRHVAASVLEVLAQDVVDPSLLERAVNLRDLYPHLLARLESKASDERRSTAAGGPSTNT